The genome window GTGAGGCGGGGGTCGGCAAGACCCGGCTGGTCGAGGAATTCCTCGCGGCGGCGGTGCGCCGGGACGCGGTCGTCGCCGTCGGCGGCTGTGTCGAGGTCGGCGCCGACGGCCTGCCCTACGCCCCGTTCTCCACCGCGCTGCGGGCCCTGCGCCGCACCCTGCCCGAGGAGGTCGCCGCGGCCTGCGCCGGGCAGGAGGGCGAGCTGGCCCGGCTGCTTCCCGAACTCGGCGAGGCCGACCGGGACGCGACCGACGAGCACAGCACCGCCCGCCTCTTCGAGCTCACCGCCCGACTCCTGGAACGCATCTCGGCCGGGCGCGCCGTCGTCCTCGTCCTCGAAGACCTGCACTGGGCCGACGCCTCCACCCGCCACCTCCTCGCCTATCTCTTCCGTACCGTGCGCAACGGCCGCCTCGTGGTGATCGGCACCTACCGCTCCGACGACATCCACCGCCGCCACCCGCTGCGCCCCCTCCTCGCCGAACTGGACCGGCTGCGCACCGTCCGCCGGATCGAACTCGCCCGCTTCAACCGCGCCGAGGTCCGCCGCCAGCTCACCGGAATCCTCGCCACCACCCCCGAGGCCGCCCTGGTGGACGAGATCTTCGAACGCTCCGACGGCAACGCCTTCTTCGTCGAGGAACTCGCCTGCAGCCTGGAGAGCGGTGACCACTCCCGGCTCTCCGACTCGTTGCGCGACCTCCTGCTCGTACGCGTCGAAGCGCTGCCCGACAACGCCCAGCGGATCGCCCGGATCGTCGCAGAGGGCGGCTCCACCGTCGAGTACGGACTGCTGGCCGCGGTCGCCCGGCTGACCGAGGACGAACTCATCGAGGCGCTGCGGGCGGCCGTCGGCGCCAACCTGCTGCTCACCACCCCGGAGGGCAACGGCTACCGCTTCCGGCACTCCCTGGTCCGCGAGGCCGTCAGCGACGACCTGCTGCCCGGCGAACGCTCCCGGCTCAACCGGCGCTACGCGCAGGCCCTGGAGACCGACCCCACCCTCGTCCGCGCCGGAGAGCGCGCCACCCGCCTCGCCAGCTACTGGTACGGCGCGCACGATGCCGCCAAGGCGCTGCCCGCCGTGCTGAAGGCCTCCGTCGAGGCCCGCCGCCGCTACGCCTTCTCCGAACAACTCCGCCTGCTGGAACGGGCGATGGAACTGTGGGACGACGCCCCCGACGACGTACGCCGCACCCTGCGCCCCATCGACTACGCCGAGGGCTACCCGGCCTGCGGCTGCGACCCCGACACCACCCCGCTGCGCTATCTCGACCTGATGGCCGAGGCCACCGTCGCCGCCCGGTTCGGCGGGGAGCGCGAACGCGCCCTGGCCATCGCCAAGAAGGCCATGCGGGTCCTGGAGGGCGAGGACGACCCGTTGCGCGCCGCCTGGTTCTGGGTGCAGCGCTCCCGGCTGATGCAGGACCTCACCCGCGGCGACGGCCGCGAGGAACTGGCCACCGCCCAGGAGCTCGTCCGGGGCCTGCCCCCGTCCGCCGTGCACGCCGACGTCCTGATGAGCGTGGCGGGATGGGGCGCCCTGCACCGCCCCGGTGCCGAGACACTGCTCGCCGCCGACCGGGCGGTGGAGTACGCCAGGCTCGTCGGCGACGAGTACATCGAGCTGCACGCCCGGCTCACCCGCGGCTGGCTCACCGCCGAGGCGGGCGGCGTCGACGAGGGCATCGCCGAGATGTACGCCGTCCGCGACCGCGCCGACGAGCTGCACCTGGTCGGCATCATGAGCCGGGCCGGCATCAACCTCCCCTCCACCCTCGAATCCATGGGCCGCTCCCTGGAGGCCGTGGCGGCCGCGGACCACGGCATCGAGATCAGCCGCAGCCACGGCATCGCCGACATGGAGGCCTGGGTCCGCTGCAACCGGGCGACCTCGCTGTTCTCCCTGGGGCACTGGGACGAGAGCCGGGCCACCACCGACGCGGCGGCCCGCGCCGCCAGATCCGGCAAGGCGCAGGGACTCGTGGCCTCGCGCCGTACCGAACTGGCCCTGGCCCGGGGCGACCTGGCCGAGGCCGAGATGCAACTCGCCCTGACCCGGCGCAGTTTCGGATCCCGTGACCCGCAGCCCCAGCATGTGATCGCCCCCGCACGCCATGCCATGGCCCTCGCCGCGCAGCAGGGCCGGCTCGCCGAGGCACGGGCCGAGTTCGAGGCCCGGTCGGAGCAGGGCTTCCCGCCCGGCACCCAGCGGTACGCCCTGCCGCTGCTGCACGTCGCGGCCGCCGCCGAGGCCGACGCCAGGGGCCTGCCCGCCGCCGACCCCGGCCGGCCGGCGATTCTCGCCGCCATCCGCAGCCACCTGAAGCGGTTGCCGATGCTCGTCCCCGTCTGGGCCGCGCACGGTCTCCTGATCGATGCCGAGCTGGCCAGGGCCGAGGGCCTCGACACCCCCGGCGACTGGTCCCGCGCGGCCGCCGCCTTCGCGCCGCTGAACCGCCCTTACGAGCTGGCCCAGATCCAGCACCGCTGGGCCGAGGCCCTCCTCGTCGCCGCGGGCGACCGGTCCACGGTCACCGCCCTGCTGCGCGAGGCCCACGGCACCACCGTGCGGCTCGGCGCGCGCCCGCTGACCGAGACCATCGAGCTGCTGGCCGGCCGCGCCCGCATCGCCCTCACCGCCCAGGACCGCGGCGCCGCACATGAGATCCCGGCCGCCGTCACCGTCCCCGCCGAGGACGGCACCGGCGACGAGGCCACGGACCGGGAGAGCACCGAGGACCGTCTGCGCGAGGCGGCCGCGGCCGCGGTGGAGTCCTTCGGGCTGACACGGCGCGAACAGGATGTGCACCGGCTGGTCGCCGCCGGCCACACCAACCGCAGGATCGCCGAGGAGCTCTACATATCGCCCAAGACCGCGAGCGTGCACGTCTCCAGCATCCTCGCCAAGCTCGGCGTCTCCAGCCGCGGCGAGGCGGCAGCCCTCGCCCACCGGCTCCGCCTGTACCCCGCCGGGAACGCCACCTGACCGGGACCGGCCGAATCCGGCCCGCCCCGCTCACTCACGACCGACCGCCCGGGGCGTCCGTCTCCGGGGCCGTTTCCTGGTCGGGCCCCCGGTCCGCGTCCGCGTCCGCGTTTGTGTTCGCTTCGTCGCCCGCGCCGGACGCCCTGATGACCACCTTCCCGGAGGCCAGGTCTATCGGCCCGCGCCCCGGGTCGCCGACGCCGAGATCCACCCGGGTCAGCTCCAGCCGCTTCTGTTCCTCGGCGGCATGCTTGCGGCCCGGTGCGAAGAGTTCCTCGAAGAAGTTGAACACCGGCCGCACGCCCCTTCACCTGCTGTAGCCGCTACCGCACCGCCAGCACCAGGATCCTGTCGTCTCCCGGCTTCGGGGTGCCACGGGTGTCCGTATTGCTCGTGACCAGCCAGAGCTTGTCGCCGCCCGCGGCGAGCACGGTGCGCAGACGGCCGTACTTTCCTTCCAGGAACGACTGCGGGGCCGCGAGAGGTTCCTTGCCGGCCTCGCCGGACAGCGGAATCCGCCAGAGCCGCTTGCCGCGCAGGCCCGCCATCCAGATCGAACCCTTGACGAAGGCGATCCCGCTCGGGGACGCCTCGGACGTCTTCCACTGTGCCACGGGATCGATGAAGCCCTTCTTCCCCGCCTTGCCCTCGGCCTCCGGCCAGCCGTAGTTCCCGCCCGGCACGATCCGGTTCAGCTCGTCCCAGGTGTC of Streptomyces sp. NBC_01363 contains these proteins:
- a CDS encoding helix-turn-helix transcriptional regulator produces the protein MLGDVETRSVSPVFVGREGEFASLVDALARACAEGADGSGGAGGAGGAGGAGAPGEPQALLIGGEAGVGKTRLVEEFLAAAVRRDAVVAVGGCVEVGADGLPYAPFSTALRALRRTLPEEVAAACAGQEGELARLLPELGEADRDATDEHSTARLFELTARLLERISAGRAVVLVLEDLHWADASTRHLLAYLFRTVRNGRLVVIGTYRSDDIHRRHPLRPLLAELDRLRTVRRIELARFNRAEVRRQLTGILATTPEAALVDEIFERSDGNAFFVEELACSLESGDHSRLSDSLRDLLLVRVEALPDNAQRIARIVAEGGSTVEYGLLAAVARLTEDELIEALRAAVGANLLLTTPEGNGYRFRHSLVREAVSDDLLPGERSRLNRRYAQALETDPTLVRAGERATRLASYWYGAHDAAKALPAVLKASVEARRRYAFSEQLRLLERAMELWDDAPDDVRRTLRPIDYAEGYPACGCDPDTTPLRYLDLMAEATVAARFGGERERALAIAKKAMRVLEGEDDPLRAAWFWVQRSRLMQDLTRGDGREELATAQELVRGLPPSAVHADVLMSVAGWGALHRPGAETLLAADRAVEYARLVGDEYIELHARLTRGWLTAEAGGVDEGIAEMYAVRDRADELHLVGIMSRAGINLPSTLESMGRSLEAVAAADHGIEISRSHGIADMEAWVRCNRATSLFSLGHWDESRATTDAAARAARSGKAQGLVASRRTELALARGDLAEAEMQLALTRRSFGSRDPQPQHVIAPARHAMALAAQQGRLAEARAEFEARSEQGFPPGTQRYALPLLHVAAAAEADARGLPAADPGRPAILAAIRSHLKRLPMLVPVWAAHGLLIDAELARAEGLDTPGDWSRAAAAFAPLNRPYELAQIQHRWAEALLVAAGDRSTVTALLREAHGTTVRLGARPLTETIELLAGRARIALTAQDRGAAHEIPAAVTVPAEDGTGDEATDRESTEDRLREAAAAAVESFGLTRREQDVHRLVAAGHTNRRIAEELYISPKTASVHVSSILAKLGVSSRGEAAALAHRLRLYPAGNAT
- a CDS encoding DUF6191 domain-containing protein; its protein translation is MFNFFEELFAPGRKHAAEEQKRLELTRVDLGVGDPGRGPIDLASGKVVIRASGAGDEANTNADADADRGPDQETAPETDAPGGRS